The bacterium DNA segment ACAGTGTGTTTTCATTAAACCGAATTCTATCGGTGTTAACTTCCCTGGTTTACTCAAAATATCCGAAGGTATTGATATTTTACCTATATCATGAAGCACACCCGCGATACGGACCGCTTCAATCTGTTCCTCTGAAAGTCCTATTTCCTGCGCTATTGCGCAGGCCAGCTTAGTTACCCTTTGTTGATGACCGGCAGTATAAGGGTCCCTTTTTTCCAATACCGACGATAAAGCGCTTGCTGTTTCCTCCAATATTCTTTTTAATTTATAAAAACCCTGTTTAATTTTTTCTTCAGCTTCTTTGCGCCGGGTAACATCGGTCCAGCAGCCAATTACTTCGAAGGGTTTTCCGTCTTTATCATGAATAAGATTCTGTTCATCATGCAACCACCTCCATGTACCGTCCTTATGCAAAAAACGGTATTCCTGGACCTGATGTTCAAACTGAATCTCTTTTTTTGAATTTTGAATAAAAACACCTTTTTGTTTTCTAAAGGAGGCTGTCGGAGCATCGCAGGGATGAACATGAGTCACCCAGAAAAGAGGGTTATCTATAAAATCCTTAGGGTGATAACCCAGCTGCCTGAAAATATTTTCACTTACAAATTTAATTTCACAATCATCAGAAGGTTTGCAGGAATATATCACTGGGGGGCTGTAAGAAAGTAAATGTTGTAACTGTTCCCGTGTTTTGTGCAATTCTTTATCAGCCGCCTTCCTGGCCCGGTGGATTTCTGCTTCACGCATTTCATGTTCAATCACGGGAACCAGCCTTTTCAAATCCCCCTGTATAACATAATCCGCCGTACCTTCCCTCGTAATATTTATGTCTGTTCCCTGCCCCGCTGGATAAGATACTATAATAAACGGGATATCAATGTTTTCCCTCCCAAGCAGCTTTAATGTTTCCATACAACTGAAATTAGACATTTTGTAATTCAAAATAATAATATCCCACCTGGCATTTTTTAATGTATTACGCATGTCTTCGGGTGCATCTACGCGTCTGTGAACGACCTGATACCCTTTACATTGGATTTCGTGCACTATCAGCAAAGTATCCTCTTCTGAATCTGAAACTACCAAAACATGAATTAATCTGGGCATATTATCGCTTCCTCCTAAGTGCTCTCTGTTATTCAAAAGGGCACCAGCTATAGCGGATTAAAATCCCCACACTCATAGAAAATCTGGTTTTAAGTTAGAAACATTCTAACCCTTTCAAGAAACCGGAGGGATGGGACAGTTCCTCAAATTCCCATTTTTCCATCTGAGTGTGGGATTTTTTGTCATTCAATTCAATGTTTTAACCATATTCAGAATGTATTTTTAATAAAATTCTTACCCGGTTCAACAGCTCTATCCAATCAAAAGGCCTGGAAATAAAACTATCCGCGCCGGCTTTAATGCTTTTGTCCCTATTTTCTTTACAATCCTTGTCGCCGATCATTACCACCGGGATGTGTCTGGTTTTATAAGATTTCTTTATCTTTTCACACACATCATAACCCGACAATTTCGGCATTACAGTACTTAAAAGAACTAAATCCACCCTTTTCCTTTGAAGAATAGCCAGTGCCTCATCACCATTTTCCGCTGTAATTGTTTCATACCCGCTTTGGGTCAATTCAATCCCCAGCAGGAACAGGGCACTGGGTTTACCATCAACACATAAAATATTTGGTTTTTTGTTCATACAATCCCTCATTATTTTTAAAGTGACTAAAACATCCCTTTATATTTTACAATTTTTATCTTTTTAGGACACCTATCATTTCTGATAGGTATTAAAAAACTCTTTTTTTCCGTTTATATTAATAGAAATATCTTTAATAAGGAGGGGAAAATGTATATTGGACAAAATAAATCCAATTTTGTACAAAAACAAAATCAATATATATTTCCCTTTTTTATTGATGAAGGAAAATTAATAGTTAAAAATATTTTGACAAGAAGGGAAAAATTTCAAGCCTATTATTTAAGGCATAAAATCTTTTGTGACGAATTAAAATGGGTTAAACCTTCATACAACAAACTGGAAATCGATCATTATGATTCTAAATCTACTCATATGGGGGTGTTTAATTCAGGGCATAAGCTTTTGGCCTTTCTTCGCATAATAAAGGCAAAAGAAACAATTATGATTGAAAAAGAATTTTCTTTTTTAATCGATCCATCAGTTAAAATCAGAAAAGAACCCGATACTATTGAACTATCCCGTCTTTGTATTGACCCCGAGACAAGAAACAGCAATAGCGGTAATTTTGGCAATTATTCAATCAGTTTATTGCTTTACAAAGGTGTTTATCACTGGTGCATGAAAGAAAAAGTCAGATATGTTTATCTTGTGATAAAACAGGAATTTTTCAGATTATTGTTAAAACAGGGATTCCCTTTCAAAATGATCGGCAGGCCGGTAATAATGCCTGACGGCGTAAACACTTTAGCCGCCGTTATGGACTGGCAGGAATTTGAACTTCTAAACGCCGCCAATAAACCAAATATGTTTAAATGGTTTATTGAATACCAATCAAGCCATTTTCAATAGCTATGGCAACAGCCTGGCCCCTTTTAACAGCGTTCAGT contains these protein-coding regions:
- a CDS encoding HD domain-containing phosphohydrolase — encoded protein: MPRLIHVLVVSDSEEDTLLIVHEIQCKGYQVVHRRVDAPEDMRNTLKNARWDIIILNYKMSNFSCMETLKLLGRENIDIPFIIVSYPAGQGTDINITREGTADYVIQGDLKRLVPVIEHEMREAEIHRARKAADKELHKTREQLQHLLSYSPPVIYSCKPSDDCEIKFVSENIFRQLGYHPKDFIDNPLFWVTHVHPCDAPTASFRKQKGVFIQNSKKEIQFEHQVQEYRFLHKDGTWRWLHDEQNLIHDKDGKPFEVIGCWTDVTRRKEAEEKIKQGFYKLKRILEETASALSSVLEKRDPYTAGHQQRVTKLACAIAQEIGLSEEQIEAVRIAGVLHDIGKISIPSDILSKPGKLTPIEFGLMKTHCQIGYEILKPIEFPWPVAQIVFQHHERINGGGYPNKLKEDKILLEAQIIGVADVVEAMASHRPYRPALGLDKALEEISDKKGIFYPALIVDACLKIFHDPEIKFNWN
- a CDS encoding response regulator, which gives rise to MNKKPNILCVDGKPSALFLLGIELTQSGYETITAENGDEALAILQRKRVDLVLLSTVMPKLSGYDVCEKIKKSYKTRHIPVVMIGDKDCKENRDKSIKAGADSFISRPFDWIELLNRVRILLKIHSEYG
- a CDS encoding acyl-homoserine-lactone synthase, encoding MYIGQNKSNFVQKQNQYIFPFFIDEGKLIVKNILTRREKFQAYYLRHKIFCDELKWVKPSYNKLEIDHYDSKSTHMGVFNSGHKLLAFLRIIKAKETIMIEKEFSFLIDPSVKIRKEPDTIELSRLCIDPETRNSNSGNFGNYSISLLLYKGVYHWCMKEKVRYVYLVIKQEFFRLLLKQGFPFKMIGRPVIMPDGVNTLAAVMDWQEFELLNAANKPNMFKWFIEYQSSHFQ